A stretch of the Nematostella vectensis chromosome 1, jaNemVect1.1, whole genome shotgun sequence genome encodes the following:
- the LOC5519034 gene encoding uncharacterized protein LOC5519034 isoform X1, whose protein sequence is MASDEERHTSIRSGLSKWERDELKTERRKLLTKFELKREVIAERLRCPLCFSLPCAIIALMLLILMGIFIVQPHQVGRTLQKTICRYNRTELLGVTGDCSHRTDPFSCIRIYIHFNTSSIINHEAVLMENEKSLVHCNKCSFTNGMSDLFGRRTTCSWNADLDSNACFAAYMGKFASENASYLCYYDPENLDSVARTLEVTEAEAAMAICLPLLVVVLWVAAFAFLLYDRYKRRAVDDQILLKRHHGSQGNGELGNGRAGKLANHFPVKVDFQLDNSLNETEVHGVSTPPPLRIKKKKKLPCTRSHHQYQLDYLDESIVLDCKPISPLDLEQPLSFSYLTVDAYSSPPCASCQQYDNHAMNFDVLLNGRSYPHRTPLRGNQTTPSQTGRILRYLPESFV, encoded by the exons ATGGCGAGTGACGAGGAGCGACATACTAGCATTAGATCGGGCCTCTCCAAGTGGGAACGAGACGAACTCAAAACAGAGCGCAGAAAATTACTCACCAAGTTCGAGCTGAAAAGAGAGGTGATCGCTGAGCGCTTGCGATGCCCGCTGTGTTTTAGCCTGCCATGCGCCATTATCGCGCTCATGCTGCTAATTCTGATGGGGATCTTCATCGTTCAGCCACATCAAGTCG GGAGAACGTTACAAAAGACAATATGCAGGTACAACCGAACCGAGCTCTTGGGAGTAACGGGTGACTGCAGTCACAGAACCGACCCATTCTCTTGTATCAGAATCTAC ATCCACTTCAATACATCAAGTATAATTAACCACGAAGCCGTTCTTATGGAGAATGAAAAGTCTTTAGTGCACTGTAACAAG TGTTCATTTACAAATGGAATGAGTGACTTGTTTGGTCGGAGGACCACGTGTTCCTGGAATGCTGATCTGGACAGCAATGCTTGTTTTgccgcctacatgggaaagtTTGCAAGT GAAAACGCTTCGTACTTGTGTTACTACGATCCAGAAAATCTAGACAGCGTCGCCCGTACTCTTGAA GTTACCGAGGCAGAGGCTGCGATGGCGATATGTCTCCCTCTACTAGTAGTGGTGCTGTGGGTCGCTGCTTTTGCTTTCTTGCTTTACGACAGATATAAGAGAAG GGCTGTCGATGACCAAATTCTTCTTAAGAGACACCATGGTAGTCAGGGAAACGGAGAACTTGGAAACGGACGAGCAGGCAAGCTTGCAAACCATTTTCCCGTGAAGGTGGACTTCCAACTGGACAATTCATTAAACGAAACAGAAGTACACGGCGTGTCTACGCCTCCGCCTCTTCGgatcaaaaagaaaaagaagctTCCATGCACGCGGTCACATCACCAGTACCAGCTAGACTACCTGGACGAGAGTATAGTACTGGACTGTAAGCCCATATCCCCATTAGACTTGGAGCAGCCTTTAAGTTTTAGTTACCTTACGGTAGATGCATATTCGTCTCCGCCTTGCGCCAGCTGCCAACAATACGATAATCACGCTATGAACTTCGATGTCCTTCTCAATGGTAGAAGTTACCCTCACCGGACACCACTCCGCGGGAACCAAACAACGCCCTCGCAGACCGGCCGTATATTAAGATATCTACCGGAGTCATTTGTATAA
- the LOC5519034 gene encoding uncharacterized protein LOC5519034 isoform X2, producing the protein MASDEERHTSIRSGLSKWERDELKTERRKLLTKFELKREVIAERLRCPLCFSLPCAIIALMLLILMGIFIVQPHQVGRTLQKTICRYNRTELLGVTGDCSHRTDPFSCIRIYIHFNTSSIINHEAVLMENEKSLVHCNKCSFTNGMSDLFGRRTTCSWNADLDSNACFAAYMGKFASENASYLCYYDPENLDSVARTLEVTEAEAAMAICLPLLVVVLWVAAFAFLLYDRYKRRYSVLVLGLSMTKFFLRDTMVVRETENLETDEQASLQTIFP; encoded by the exons ATGGCGAGTGACGAGGAGCGACATACTAGCATTAGATCGGGCCTCTCCAAGTGGGAACGAGACGAACTCAAAACAGAGCGCAGAAAATTACTCACCAAGTTCGAGCTGAAAAGAGAGGTGATCGCTGAGCGCTTGCGATGCCCGCTGTGTTTTAGCCTGCCATGCGCCATTATCGCGCTCATGCTGCTAATTCTGATGGGGATCTTCATCGTTCAGCCACATCAAGTCG GGAGAACGTTACAAAAGACAATATGCAGGTACAACCGAACCGAGCTCTTGGGAGTAACGGGTGACTGCAGTCACAGAACCGACCCATTCTCTTGTATCAGAATCTAC ATCCACTTCAATACATCAAGTATAATTAACCACGAAGCCGTTCTTATGGAGAATGAAAAGTCTTTAGTGCACTGTAACAAG TGTTCATTTACAAATGGAATGAGTGACTTGTTTGGTCGGAGGACCACGTGTTCCTGGAATGCTGATCTGGACAGCAATGCTTGTTTTgccgcctacatgggaaagtTTGCAAGT GAAAACGCTTCGTACTTGTGTTACTACGATCCAGAAAATCTAGACAGCGTCGCCCGTACTCTTGAA GTTACCGAGGCAGAGGCTGCGATGGCGATATGTCTCCCTCTACTAGTAGTGGTGCTGTGGGTCGCTGCTTTTGCTTTCTTGCTTTACGACAGATATAAGAGAAG ATATTCTGTTCTTGTCCTAGGGCTGTCGATGACCAAATTCTTCTTAAGAGACACCATGGTAGTCAGGGAAACGGAGAACTTGGAAACGGACGAGCAGGCAAGCTTGCAAACCATTTTCCCGTGA
- the LOC125569624 gene encoding clumping factor B-like, with amino-acid sequence MDARMFYLSEDADDVFLQSSFAERHLQSVPDSQQALEKESDPDTQERPLQSEPDSQQVLGKESDPDTQERHLQSVPDSQQVSGKESDPDTQERHLQSVPDSQQALEKESDPDTQERPLQSVPDSQQALGKESDPDTQERHLQSVPDSQQALEKESDPDTQERHLQSVPDSQQALEKESDPDTQERHLQSVPDSQQALGKESDPDTQERHLQSVPDSQQALEKESDPDTQERHLQSVPDSQQALGKESDPDTQERPLQSVPDSQQALEKESDPDTQDIPRQSVPDSQQVLGKESDPDTQDIPRQSSQQAVGRAIDPHTQRPYATPAEQKVPPGTHE; translated from the coding sequence ATGGATGCTCGGATGTTTTACCTGAGTGAAGATGCAGATGACGTGTTCCTACAATCTTCATTCGCTGAAAGGCATCTGCAGTCCGTACCGGACAGCCAGCAAGCCTTAGAGAAAGAAAGCGACCCGGACACACAAGAAAGGCCTCTGCAGTCCGAACCGGACAGCCAGCAAGTCTTAGGGAAAGAAAGCGACCCGGACACACAAGAAAGGCATCTGCAGTCCGTACCGGACAGCCAGCAAGTCTCAGGGAAAGAAAGCGACCCGGACACACAAGAAAGGCATCTGCAGTCCGTACCGGACAGCCAGCAAGCCTTAGAGAAAGAAAGCGACCCGGACACACAAGAAAGGCCTCTGCAGTCCGTACCGGACAGCCAGCAAGCCTTAGGGAAAGAAAGCGACCCGGACACACAAGAAAGGCATCTGCAGTCCGTACCGGACAGCCAGCAAGCCTTAGAGAAAGAAAGCGACCCGGACACACAAGAAAGGCATCTGCAGTCCGTACCGGACAGCCAGCAAGCCTTAGAGAAAGAAAGCGACCCGGACACACAAGAAAGGCATCTGCAGTCCGTACCGGACAGCCAGCAAGCCTTAGGGAAAGAAAGCGACCCGGACACACAAGAAAGGCATCTGCAGTCCGTACCGGACAGCCAGCAAGCCTTAGAGAAAGAAAGCGACCCGGACACACAAGAAAGGCATCTGCAGTCCGTACCGGACAGCCAGCAAGCCTTAGGGAAAGAAAGCGACCCGGACACACAAGAAAGGCCTCTGCAGTCCGTACCGGACAGCCAGCAAGCCTTAGAGAAAGAAAGCGACCCGGACACACAAGATATACCTCGGCAGTCCGTACCGGACAGCCAGCAAGTCTTAGGGAAAGAAAGCGACCCGGACACACAAGATATACCTCGGCAGTCATCACAGCAAGCCGTAGGGAGAGCAATCGACCCGCACACACAGCGTCCCTACGCGACCCCGGCGGAGCAGAAAGTCCCACCAGGCACGCATGAGTAA